One window of Thermococcus sp. Bubb.Bath genomic DNA carries:
- a CDS encoding B12-binding domain-containing radical SAM protein, whose product MQILLILPPTDSAIKKVVGTTGPPLGLAYLASMVRGDHDVRIIDGIAEELTFEDVMRILKKYDPDVVGITATTSAMYDAYAVAKIAKNLNENVFVVMGGPHVTFTPELTMRECPCIDAVVRGEGELTFKELVDALDKGRPLKGILGLSYQDKEAGKIRNEPPRPLIQNVDEIPIPTYDLLPMDRYRADGTPFGTIMTSRGCPFNCAFCSSSLQFGKRWRGHSVERVIEELSILRNEYGRREIEFLDDTFTLNKVRAVKIAEAIKREGLDITWTASSRVNTFNEKVAKAMKEGGCHTVYFGIESGSQRTLDFIGKGITPQQSLDAVKLAKKMGLHALGSFIIGFPEETREEIERTIKFAKKVGVDFAQFTVATPYPGTRLWQYAIQNNLLLTRNWRKYTTIDPVMKLKYFTPEQIAKLLRKAYLSFYLRPKVLLRDIIERHGFIFRRAIRGVLNIYYGAKRNKDAGRVPLKTVSFD is encoded by the coding sequence ATGCAGATTCTCCTCATCCTCCCCCCAACCGACAGCGCGATAAAGAAAGTTGTTGGAACGACCGGCCCACCCCTGGGACTCGCTTACCTGGCATCGATGGTTCGCGGAGACCATGACGTCAGGATTATCGATGGCATAGCCGAGGAGCTTACCTTCGAGGACGTCATGAGGATACTGAAGAAGTACGACCCCGATGTCGTGGGCATAACCGCGACAACCTCTGCAATGTACGATGCCTACGCAGTCGCAAAAATAGCGAAGAACCTCAACGAAAACGTCTTCGTCGTCATGGGCGGACCCCATGTCACCTTCACCCCGGAGCTCACCATGAGGGAGTGCCCGTGCATTGACGCGGTGGTTAGGGGAGAGGGGGAGCTAACCTTTAAAGAGCTCGTTGATGCCCTCGACAAGGGGAGGCCACTCAAGGGAATACTCGGCCTCTCCTACCAGGATAAGGAAGCGGGCAAGATAAGGAACGAGCCCCCAAGGCCCCTCATACAGAACGTTGATGAAATTCCAATTCCCACCTACGACCTGCTTCCGATGGACAGATACCGGGCCGACGGAACCCCCTTTGGAACGATAATGACGAGCAGGGGATGCCCGTTCAACTGTGCTTTCTGCTCTTCCTCCCTTCAGTTCGGCAAGAGGTGGCGCGGGCACAGCGTTGAGCGCGTCATCGAGGAACTGTCGATACTGCGCAACGAGTACGGGAGAAGGGAGATAGAGTTCCTCGATGATACCTTCACGCTCAACAAGGTCAGGGCTGTTAAGATAGCGGAGGCGATAAAGCGGGAGGGGCTGGATATAACATGGACGGCCTCATCGAGGGTCAACACCTTCAACGAGAAGGTCGCGAAGGCCATGAAGGAAGGCGGATGCCACACCGTCTACTTCGGAATCGAATCGGGCTCGCAGAGAACCCTGGACTTCATAGGAAAGGGCATAACTCCCCAGCAGTCGCTCGATGCCGTCAAACTGGCCAAGAAAATGGGACTTCATGCACTGGGTTCCTTCATAATAGGCTTCCCGGAGGAAACGAGGGAGGAGATAGAGCGGACGATAAAGTTCGCCAAGAAAGTTGGGGTTGACTTCGCCCAGTTCACGGTGGCAACACCATACCCTGGGACAAGGCTCTGGCAGTACGCCATCCAGAACAACCTCCTCCTGACGAGGAACTGGAGGAAGTACACCACGATTGACCCGGTGATGAAGCTGAAGTACTTCACGCCGGAGCAGATAGCCAAACTCCTAAGGAAGGCTTACCTCTCCTTCTACCTCCGCCCGAAGGTTCTCCTCAGGGATATCATAGAGAGGCACGGCTTCATCTTCAGACGGGCCATAAGGGGAGTCCTCAACATCTACTACGGGGCAAAAAGGAATAAGGATGCCGGGAGGGTCCCACTCAAGACGGTTTCCTTTGACTAA
- a CDS encoding FAD-dependent oxidoreductase gives MKDDYPKLFEPINIGKVQLMNRAIFPPISTNFALENGRLTEKFIKHYERRARGGVGLIIIENTSIDFPEGKHMPFQPRIDSKAVLKDWEWLTFEVHKHEGVKLSIELAHEGWKKDGVDYLSPEKIEELVEKYAYSARLAMETGFDMVEIQAAHGLLVNQFLSPLTNHRDDEWGQRTRFAKVIRKRIAEECGWDFPVTIRLAVDDFLEGGINLTMGREIALELAKAGYDMIQADIGLGPKEKRLEPMHYPQAWRAYLAEKIRPLPVPVAAVGMIREPAVAERVLETQADLVVLGRTLIADPDWVKKVAEGKEHLIRRCIGCSECIKAVHDEKGPIRCGANPNVGNEEEITPAPEKRVVAVIGAGPGGLEAARVAALRGHEVHLFYETFGGQLVLAKVPPGKDKIGWLIEYYHNVLSELPNVHLHEGKAAKEDILAVKPDAVVIATGAKPFLPCSGERGLITPFDRILTGEVKVENKNVLIGGGGLVGVETAVYLSQFNNRIKIIKRSPAILPNVERITRGYLLRELEEKGIPIIVNRRFVSAGEGYAIVENTETGEKEMIECDVIVGAFGMRPYVPFVIDGIDYHIIGDAKSVRNIASAVHEGYEVGKRL, from the coding sequence ATGAAGGACGATTATCCAAAATTATTCGAGCCGATAAACATAGGAAAGGTCCAGCTCATGAACAGGGCCATTTTTCCACCCATATCGACGAACTTCGCCCTTGAGAACGGCCGCCTGACCGAGAAGTTCATTAAACACTACGAGAGGAGGGCAAGAGGAGGGGTTGGCCTTATAATCATTGAGAACACGTCGATAGACTTCCCAGAGGGCAAGCACATGCCATTCCAGCCAAGGATCGACTCGAAGGCTGTCCTCAAGGACTGGGAATGGCTTACATTTGAAGTTCACAAACATGAGGGAGTTAAGCTCTCCATAGAGCTCGCCCATGAGGGCTGGAAGAAGGACGGCGTTGACTACCTCTCCCCCGAGAAGATAGAGGAATTGGTTGAAAAATACGCTTACTCCGCCAGGCTGGCGATGGAAACCGGTTTCGACATGGTGGAGATACAGGCTGCCCATGGGCTCCTCGTGAACCAGTTCCTCTCACCGCTGACCAACCACCGTGACGACGAGTGGGGGCAGAGAACGCGCTTTGCAAAGGTCATCAGGAAGAGGATAGCCGAGGAGTGCGGCTGGGACTTCCCGGTAACGATAAGGCTGGCCGTTGATGACTTCCTCGAAGGAGGAATAAACTTAACAATGGGTAGGGAGATAGCGCTGGAGCTGGCGAAAGCCGGCTACGATATGATACAGGCGGACATTGGTCTGGGGCCGAAGGAGAAGCGCCTTGAGCCAATGCACTATCCGCAGGCCTGGCGCGCCTACCTCGCGGAGAAAATCCGCCCGCTTCCGGTTCCAGTTGCAGCTGTCGGAATGATACGGGAGCCGGCCGTTGCGGAGAGGGTTCTTGAGACGCAGGCCGACCTGGTCGTCCTCGGGAGGACGCTCATAGCAGACCCCGACTGGGTGAAGAAGGTCGCTGAGGGGAAGGAGCATCTGATACGGAGATGCATCGGTTGCAGCGAGTGTATCAAAGCTGTCCACGACGAAAAGGGGCCGATAAGGTGCGGTGCGAACCCGAACGTCGGAAACGAGGAGGAGATAACGCCCGCCCCTGAGAAGCGCGTGGTTGCTGTCATAGGCGCCGGACCCGGTGGGCTCGAGGCGGCGAGGGTTGCTGCTCTTAGGGGCCACGAGGTTCACCTGTTCTACGAGACCTTCGGCGGCCAGCTCGTTCTCGCCAAGGTCCCGCCGGGGAAGGACAAGATAGGCTGGCTCATAGAGTACTACCACAACGTCCTGAGCGAGCTCCCGAACGTTCATCTCCACGAGGGGAAGGCGGCGAAGGAGGACATCCTGGCGGTAAAGCCCGATGCGGTCGTTATAGCCACCGGGGCGAAGCCGTTCCTTCCATGCAGCGGGGAGCGCGGGTTGATAACGCCCTTTGACAGAATCCTCACGGGGGAGGTCAAGGTAGAGAACAAGAACGTTCTCATCGGAGGCGGCGGCCTGGTTGGCGTTGAGACGGCCGTCTACCTTTCCCAGTTCAACAACAGGATAAAGATCATCAAGCGCAGCCCAGCCATCCTTCCGAACGTCGAGAGGATCACCCGCGGCTACCTCTTAAGGGAGCTTGAGGAGAAGGGAATCCCAATAATCGTAAACAGACGCTTCGTGAGCGCAGGAGAGGGCTACGCGATAGTGGAGAACACCGAGACTGGAGAGAAGGAGATGATAGAGTGTGACGTCATAGTGGGAGCCTTCGGCATGCGCCCCTACGTTCCCTTCGTCATAGACGGAATCGACTACCACATAATAGGTGATGCAAAATCCGTCAGGAACATCGCCAGCGCTGTTCACGAGGGCTATGAGGTTGGGAAGAGGCTCTGA
- a CDS encoding ATP-binding cassette domain-containing protein, translated as MKAIEAVNLTKYYGSFLAVDNVSFDVKENEIFGFLGPNGAGKTTTIRMLTGVLKPSSGEVRVLGYNMLNEGEKVKARERTGIVPELANPYVDLTAMQNLRLMGELYGMPGREIEKRSIELLKLFDLYEKRNTKVRGFSKGMRQRLILAMAMIADPELYFLDEPTSGLDVISARMIKDIIREERKNGKTIFVTSHNMADVNELCNRVAIIRRGKLIAIDTPERLKTLSKKYLFVEVSLEPMPKEIRISSASRIERKGDKLKIQTEDPNATVKELVRYAEEKGLRIVSLKTLTPSLEDVFVELVGGKNERN; from the coding sequence ATGAAGGCAATAGAAGCAGTTAATCTGACCAAATACTACGGGTCCTTTCTTGCCGTTGACAACGTGAGCTTTGATGTCAAGGAGAACGAGATTTTCGGCTTCCTCGGGCCCAACGGGGCCGGGAAGACCACCACCATAAGGATGCTCACGGGCGTTCTAAAGCCAAGCTCAGGTGAAGTGAGAGTTCTTGGTTACAACATGCTCAACGAGGGCGAGAAGGTAAAAGCGAGGGAGAGAACGGGTATAGTCCCAGAGCTGGCCAATCCCTACGTGGATTTGACCGCCATGCAAAACCTAAGGCTCATGGGTGAGCTGTACGGGATGCCAGGGCGGGAGATAGAGAAGCGCTCAATTGAGCTCCTCAAGCTCTTCGACCTCTACGAGAAGAGGAATACCAAGGTGAGGGGCTTCTCAAAGGGCATGCGGCAGCGCCTGATTCTCGCGATGGCGATGATAGCCGACCCGGAGCTCTACTTCCTTGACGAGCCAACGAGCGGGCTCGACGTTATCAGCGCGCGTATGATAAAGGATATAATTCGGGAGGAGAGAAAGAACGGAAAGACAATCTTTGTTACGAGCCACAACATGGCCGATGTGAACGAGCTCTGCAACAGGGTGGCGATAATAAGGCGGGGAAAGCTGATAGCGATAGACACGCCTGAGAGGCTCAAAACATTGAGCAAAAAATACCTCTTCGTCGAGGTGAGCCTTGAGCCCATGCCCAAGGAAATTCGGATCTCCAGCGCGTCGAGGATCGAGAGGAAAGGAGACAAGCTAAAAATCCAAACGGAAGATCCTAACGCGACGGTAAAGGAGCTCGTCCGCTATGCTGAGGAAAAGGGGCTGAGGATAGTGAGCCTGAAGACGCTGACGCCCTCCCTTGAGGACGTTTTCGTCGAGCTGGTGGGTGGTAAAAATGAACGCAATTGA
- a CDS encoding ABC transporter permease has product MNAIDQFRRSFAIAKKDMLIFYLKGPVVIMGLLFPFFLFLAFVIGRNLGGETLFAGLMGMTVFFTSTAVGPTIIPWECRGRTFERLITAPVSLATVLLGDFQASFYFGFGVSLAVSIPTMLYLGIRPGFALFLGATLLALACFSAMTILMSSYPPTDVPADVMMLSSLVKFSLLFISGIFVPLDKLPTYGRALSFVSPLTYYVDAIRHSLGGGYLPVWLDLVMLTLFAVAFFLTGSWVHTKVLEKRFT; this is encoded by the coding sequence ATGAACGCAATTGACCAGTTCAGGCGTTCCTTTGCGATAGCGAAGAAGGACATGCTCATATTCTACCTCAAGGGTCCGGTCGTGATAATGGGATTGCTCTTCCCGTTCTTCCTGTTCCTGGCCTTTGTAATCGGAAGGAACCTGGGCGGGGAGACCCTCTTCGCCGGACTTATGGGAATGACCGTCTTTTTCACCTCAACCGCCGTTGGACCGACGATAATCCCATGGGAGTGCCGCGGAAGGACCTTCGAGAGGCTGATAACTGCCCCTGTCTCGCTCGCCACGGTCCTCCTAGGTGACTTTCAGGCTTCGTTCTACTTTGGGTTCGGTGTTTCCCTGGCAGTCTCGATACCGACGATGCTCTACCTTGGAATACGCCCAGGTTTTGCCCTCTTCCTTGGGGCCACACTCCTCGCTCTGGCATGCTTCTCGGCAATGACCATACTGATGTCCTCATATCCCCCCACGGATGTTCCAGCCGACGTCATGATGCTCTCCTCTCTCGTCAAGTTCTCGCTCCTCTTCATAAGCGGCATCTTCGTCCCATTGGATAAGCTACCGACCTACGGAAGGGCCCTCTCCTTCGTATCGCCGCTGACCTACTACGTGGACGCGATAAGGCACTCCCTTGGGGGAGGATACCTACCAGTCTGGCTCGATCTGGTGATGCTGACCCTATTTGCGGTTGCCTTCTTTTTAACTGGGTCCTGGGTACATACCAAAGTGCTTGAGAAGAGGTTCACGTGA
- a CDS encoding TATA-box-binding protein translates to MPLKIENVVTSIDLHGPIDIERVPRELDPVRYDPSVFPGAAYRMGSFGVTFLIFNSGKLVCTGAKSVETVKQATAELKQTLEGMGMKFKGEPEITVQNVVAAGDIGLGRVELEEVALTLPNVEYEPEIFPGVVYRVRNSRMTVLIFNSGKVVVSGAKDENDITRAVEELKKDLYKYELLEEDDEW, encoded by the coding sequence ATGCCCCTTAAAATTGAGAACGTCGTGACCTCCATTGATCTTCATGGTCCGATAGATATCGAGCGGGTCCCCAGGGAGCTTGACCCCGTCCGTTATGATCCATCTGTCTTCCCTGGGGCGGCGTACAGGATGGGCTCATTCGGGGTTACTTTCCTGATATTCAACTCCGGAAAACTCGTCTGTACGGGGGCCAAAAGTGTCGAAACGGTAAAACAGGCTACGGCGGAGCTTAAACAGACACTCGAAGGGATGGGGATGAAGTTCAAGGGCGAGCCGGAGATAACCGTTCAGAACGTCGTGGCAGCGGGGGACATCGGCCTCGGACGGGTGGAACTCGAAGAGGTGGCGCTAACGCTGCCCAACGTGGAGTATGAGCCGGAAATATTTCCAGGAGTGGTTTACAGGGTCAGAAACTCCAGAATGACCGTACTCATCTTTAACAGCGGAAAAGTCGTGGTCTCGGGGGCCAAAGACGAGAACGACATTACAAGGGCGGTTGAAGAGCTTAAAAAGGACCTCTACAAGTATGAACTTCTGGAAGAAGACGACGAGTGGTAA
- a CDS encoding SLC13 family permease, translated as MKRLKNFIRREWFLTVLLLLYSILVISDSNLLKRTPNLIDWESLSLITSLIMASKGLELSGIFSKLGPHIIRAANHSERRLVILFILTISLSSAVIMNDTAMLVFIPLVSITLEMAGVNTARAVTLSAIAANVGSSLTPVGNPQNVIIWHHYSLGFFEFIRTLLPYVTLWLALLLAFTMTVRDRKLSIETVPDTVLKKDLLAVSLISLVIDVSLAEVGKPLVAFLFTLIAFLALGRETLLKFDWALVLIFAFIFVDFNELALMLQRAGLNLPTSGVLLFLASAGLSQLVSNVPATVFLSSANPKWLPLALGVNVGGTGSIVGSLANLIAIRIAGVRIREFHRYSIPYFILALLLSLLLFLL; from the coding sequence ATGAAACGCCTTAAAAACTTCATCAGACGTGAGTGGTTCCTTACCGTTCTCCTGCTTCTCTACTCCATCCTGGTTATCTCCGATAGCAATCTCCTAAAAAGGACCCCCAACCTGATTGACTGGGAGAGCCTCTCCCTGATAACTTCTCTGATCATGGCATCAAAAGGCCTTGAGCTCTCTGGGATTTTCTCAAAACTCGGTCCCCACATTATAAGGGCCGCCAATCACTCCGAAAGGCGTCTCGTGATTCTGTTCATCCTGACAATCTCACTTTCCTCCGCTGTGATTATGAACGATACCGCCATGCTGGTCTTCATTCCCCTTGTCTCAATCACGTTGGAGATGGCGGGGGTGAACACGGCAAGAGCGGTAACACTCTCAGCCATTGCGGCCAACGTGGGCTCCTCTCTTACGCCAGTGGGAAACCCCCAGAACGTCATAATCTGGCATCACTATTCCCTAGGCTTCTTCGAGTTTATTCGCACGTTATTACCGTATGTAACCCTCTGGCTCGCCCTCCTTCTGGCTTTTACAATGACCGTCAGGGATAGGAAGCTCTCCATTGAAACTGTTCCTGATACTGTGCTGAAGAAAGATCTCCTCGCCGTTTCGCTTATCTCGCTGGTTATTGATGTATCCCTGGCGGAGGTAGGGAAGCCATTGGTCGCGTTCCTATTCACTCTCATTGCGTTTTTGGCCCTGGGAAGGGAAACGCTCCTGAAATTCGACTGGGCGCTCGTTCTAATCTTTGCCTTCATATTCGTTGATTTCAATGAACTTGCCCTCATGTTGCAGCGGGCGGGCTTAAACCTCCCGACTTCTGGGGTTTTGCTGTTCTTGGCCTCCGCTGGTTTAAGCCAGCTCGTCAGCAACGTCCCGGCCACCGTCTTTCTGTCCTCAGCCAACCCGAAGTGGCTTCCACTAGCACTGGGAGTCAATGTAGGCGGGACGGGTAGCATCGTTGGCTCCCTGGCAAATCTCATCGCCATTAGAATAGCTGGAGTCAGAATCCGGGAATTCCATCGCTACTCCATCCCGTACTTCATCTTAGCTCTACTTCTTTCCCTGCTTCTCTTTTTGTTGTGA
- a CDS encoding NifB/NifX family molybdenum-iron cluster-binding protein, with amino-acid sequence MIRVAVPTLEGGLEDRVHESLVRAETFTLVDLGNGEVKNVEIVENPYRKEPYGAGSKVALFLVNMRVNVLLTPMDCPKGKAILEIGKVRIIKVEAGKKVRDALNTLMG; translated from the coding sequence GTGATTAGGGTTGCAGTTCCAACTTTGGAGGGCGGACTCGAGGATAGGGTTCATGAAAGCCTCGTTAGGGCGGAGACTTTCACGCTGGTGGATTTAGGGAACGGGGAAGTAAAAAACGTGGAAATCGTTGAAAACCCATACAGAAAAGAACCCTACGGCGCAGGCTCCAAGGTAGCCCTGTTTCTGGTTAACATGAGAGTGAACGTTCTTCTAACTCCGATGGACTGCCCGAAGGGGAAGGCGATACTGGAAATAGGCAAGGTCAGGATAATCAAAGTAGAGGCAGGGAAAAAGGTTAGAGACGCCCTGAATACCCTCATGGGTTGA
- a CDS encoding ferredoxin family protein — MADVKTPVIGKDALGREVKDLSVIPWWGVDRKEVEWYPKINYSVCARCGLCFVTCGRRVFDWDTEEGKPVVARPYNCLVGCNTCSMVCPCNAIEFPPKEYVKKLVVEHGVIRKAFEITKPLTKKEESTNGAESVFNP, encoded by the coding sequence ATGGCCGATGTTAAGACCCCCGTCATAGGAAAGGACGCCTTGGGGAGGGAGGTTAAGGATTTGAGCGTTATCCCATGGTGGGGCGTTGACAGAAAAGAGGTAGAGTGGTATCCAAAGATAAACTACAGTGTCTGTGCCCGCTGCGGGCTCTGCTTTGTTACCTGCGGGAGAAGGGTCTTTGACTGGGACACTGAGGAGGGGAAGCCCGTCGTTGCGAGGCCCTACAACTGTCTCGTGGGATGTAACACATGCTCAATGGTCTGCCCCTGCAACGCCATTGAGTTCCCGCCGAAGGAGTACGTCAAAAAGCTCGTCGTGGAGCATGGAGTCATAAGAAAAGCCTTCGAAATAACGAAGCCCCTGACGAAGAAGGAAGAGAGCACAAACGGGGCAGAGAGCGTGTTCAACCCATGA
- a CDS encoding ATP-binding cassette domain-containing protein → MSCSILSSNGAEKSTLAYIIKGVAKPSGGKVLLDENDITKLGVTERAKPGITLLWQEPTHYDGITVGEYITLGGKIKADKNEIREALDLVGLPYELYAHRFVDKSLSGGERCERGLRPWGLREGTR, encoded by the coding sequence ATGAGCTGCTCCATCCTAAGCTCCAATGGGGCAGAAAAATCGACTCTCGCTTACATCATAAAGGGGGTTGCAAAGCCCAGTGGTGGCAAAGTCCTGCTCGATGAGAATGATATAACCAAGCTAGGCGTAACGGAACGGGCAAAACCTGGAATCACGCTCCTCTGGCAGGAACCGACACACTACGACGGGATAACCGTTGGTGAATACATAACCCTGGGTGGAAAGATCAAAGCGGACAAAAACGAGATTAGAGAGGCCCTTGATCTAGTCGGGCTTCCCTACGAACTTTACGCTCACCGCTTCGTTGACAAGAGCCTAAGCGGGGGCGAACGTTGTGAACGAGGCCTACGGCCTTGGGGACTACGCGAAGGGACACGTTGA
- a CDS encoding radical SAM/SPASM domain-containing protein, with protein sequence MSAGEGVEAEIKESGGNQLGTALTAFKLILGNPLARALIRPTLKKYNINGRELPALYWALSVYAGESLNEPMMIRFQADVLKVLLKLGIKLAHGDEEAVKEALLRDPHIRRGIWVVLEGIAKYGVTVPQRLAGPFLIVWNFTNMCNFRCKHCYQRADRPLPSELSLEEKLNLVEQLDKAGVAAVAISGGEPTIHPDFYRIVKELASRGIHTSVATNGWTFANMENLKKAVDLGLKYVEVSVDSAKPEKHDEFRGIPGAWEHATKALENAVELGISHGMAVVMDKDTYGEIDDILDLAENIGVKRVIFFNLVPTGRAEEMVKVDLTPEERDEYMRVLYHEMKKRKLEVLTTAPQYAPVTLQESQGKNVTPAHFYIGENSAVKTLAEFIGGCGAGRIYSGIEPDGTVVPCVFLPLPVGNVRTRDFKEIWENSKIFNLLRDRNNFTGNCRTCPYRNICGGCRARAYHYTLDLLGDDPGCVLNKNVWEQIVKEGKPKGISEVNWVDESVIMRGPALYVPGYYNAVEVRGEKLLSPASAAQGVKAYRL encoded by the coding sequence ATGAGTGCTGGAGAGGGCGTTGAGGCCGAAATTAAGGAGTCTGGAGGGAACCAGCTTGGCACTGCTCTCACCGCGTTCAAGTTAATACTCGGGAACCCCCTGGCGAGGGCCCTGATACGGCCTACTCTGAAGAAGTACAACATAAACGGTAGAGAACTTCCAGCCCTCTACTGGGCCCTCAGTGTCTACGCCGGCGAGAGCCTCAACGAGCCGATGATGATACGCTTTCAGGCGGATGTCCTCAAGGTTCTTCTAAAACTCGGCATAAAGCTCGCCCATGGTGACGAGGAAGCAGTGAAGGAGGCCCTGCTGAGGGATCCGCACATAAGGCGCGGTATCTGGGTCGTTCTGGAGGGAATAGCAAAGTACGGGGTAACTGTTCCACAGAGGCTGGCGGGACCGTTCCTCATAGTCTGGAACTTCACCAATATGTGTAACTTCAGGTGCAAGCACTGCTACCAGAGGGCGGACAGGCCCCTTCCGAGCGAGCTCTCGCTGGAGGAGAAGCTGAACCTCGTTGAACAGCTAGATAAAGCGGGAGTTGCGGCTGTGGCCATTAGTGGTGGCGAGCCAACTATACACCCGGACTTCTACCGCATCGTCAAGGAGCTCGCGAGCAGGGGGATACACACTTCAGTGGCAACAAACGGCTGGACTTTTGCAAACATGGAGAACCTCAAGAAGGCGGTTGACCTCGGCTTGAAGTACGTCGAGGTGAGCGTTGATTCGGCAAAGCCCGAGAAGCACGATGAGTTCCGCGGGATTCCCGGTGCTTGGGAGCACGCCACAAAAGCCCTTGAGAACGCTGTGGAGCTGGGCATCAGCCATGGGATGGCAGTGGTTATGGACAAAGACACCTACGGCGAGATTGACGACATTCTCGACCTGGCCGAGAACATCGGCGTGAAGCGCGTCATCTTCTTCAACCTCGTACCAACGGGAAGGGCAGAGGAGATGGTTAAGGTTGACCTGACCCCAGAGGAGCGCGATGAGTACATGAGGGTACTCTATCACGAAATGAAGAAGAGGAAACTGGAGGTCCTGACGACGGCCCCGCAGTATGCCCCTGTGACCCTCCAAGAGTCGCAGGGTAAGAACGTAACCCCCGCCCACTTCTACATCGGAGAGAACAGCGCCGTGAAGACCCTCGCTGAGTTCATTGGTGGATGTGGTGCCGGTAGAATATACTCTGGAATAGAGCCGGACGGAACCGTTGTCCCCTGCGTCTTCCTGCCCTTGCCGGTTGGGAACGTGAGAACCAGAGACTTCAAGGAAATATGGGAGAACAGCAAAATATTCAACCTACTGAGGGACAGGAACAACTTCACAGGCAACTGCAGGACGTGCCCCTACAGAAACATCTGCGGAGGCTGCCGCGCGAGGGCATACCACTACACCCTCGACCTTCTCGGAGACGACCCCGGATGTGTACTCAATAAGAATGTATGGGAGCAGATTGTGAAGGAAGGGAAGCCTAAAGGCATCAGCGAGGTCAACTGGGTGGACGAGAGCGTCATCATGCGCGGCCCGGCCCTCTATGTGCCCGGCTACTACAATGCCGTCGAGGTGAGGGGAGAGAAGCTTCTCTCTCCTGCCTCAGCAGCTCAGGGAGTTAAGGCCTACCGCCTCTGA